From Leptodactylus fuscus isolate aLepFus1 chromosome 11, aLepFus1.hap2, whole genome shotgun sequence, one genomic window encodes:
- the C1GALT1C1 gene encoding C1GALT1-specific chaperone 1, producing MISEGGSFMRGMLIGGAFCLVVTLLGHIKLGHEPAAPHEHHHIQAPNKEEVLKLSDVERLELSQTMRVYCILLVKPKDLSLWAAVRSTWSKHCDQADYYSSEHVKVFDSIVVDSSDMWTMMRKAIQITYEKHKDEFNWFFIAQPSTFAIIENLKFFLLKKNPAEPFYIGHTMKDGDLDFVDLAGGIVLSIGSMNRLIDVMNEPDKCPESGGIIWKVSSDKQLAMCLKYKGVVAENAEDSEGKNVFNTKSVGTLIKEAMANDPQKVVEGCCSDMAITFSGLSPNYMQVMMYGVYRLRAYGHSFNDALVFLPPANSDND from the coding sequence ATGATTTCGGAAGGAGGTTCGTTCATGCGGGGGATGTTAATAGGAGGTGCGTTTTGTCTAGTGGTAACTCTTCTTGGACACATTAAGTTGGGTCATGAACCTGCCGCCCCTCACGAACACCATCACATCCAAGCGCCTAATAAGGAGGAAGTGTTGAAGCTTTCGGATGTGGAACGGCTGGAGTTAAGTCAGACCATGCGGGTTTACTGCATCCTCCTTGTCAAACCCAAAGACCTGAGCCTCTGGGCCGCTGTCCGATCCACCTGGAGCAAGCACTGCGACCAAGCTGACTACTACAGCTCCGAACACGTTAAAGTCTTTGACTCCATTGTTGTCGACAGCAGCGATATGTGGACTATGATGCGGAAAGCGATCCAGATCACTTATGAGAAACATAAAGACGAGTTTAACTGGTTTTTTATCGCTCAGCCCTCTACGTTTGCCATCATTGAAAATCTAAAGTTTTTTCTGTTGAAGAAGAATCCTGCGGAGCCATTCTACATCGGGCATACCATGAAAGATGGAGACTTGGATTTTGTGGATTTAGCAGGTGGGATTGTGCTCAGCATTGGGTCAATGAATCGCCTTATCGATGTCATGAACGAACCAGACAAGTGTCCAGAATCCGGCGGCATAATATGGAAGGTTTCATCCGATAAGCAGCTGGCCATGTGCCTGAAGTATAAAGGAGTGGTTGCCGAAAACGCCGAAGACTCTGAGGGGAAGAACGTCTTCAACACTAAATCTGTAGGGACTTTGATTAAGGAAGCCATGGCGAACGATCCTCAGAAAGTTGTGGAGGGCTGTTGCTCAGACATGGCCATCACGTTCAGTGGACTATCTCCAAACTACATGCAAGTTATGATGTACGGCGtgtacaggcttcgggcctacggGCACAGCTTCAATGACGCGCTGGTGTTCTTACCACCAGCCAACTCTGATAACGACTGA